A region of Coccinella septempunctata chromosome 5, icCocSept1.1, whole genome shotgun sequence DNA encodes the following proteins:
- the LOC123314161 gene encoding solute carrier family 25 member 35-like, with product MDFIIGGLAASGAALFSNPFDVLKTRMQLQGELQAKGKHAVFYKNTVHAAYVVAKNEGIRGLQKGLGAALMLHSLRNSIRLGLYSLLQDEGYLTDDKGKTIMYRSFIASASTGAAGAFVGSPLFMIKTQLQSQAARQIAVGHQHHHQGVLVAVRSIYSAQGIRGLWRGVSGTVLRALVGSSAQLTSFAVTKDMLKEYEPMRTNPLLASISAGFVSTIFQTVAITPFDLVSTRLYNQGVDASGKGLLYKGLGDCFLKIWRAEGFQGFYKGIGPNYMRLAPHGALCLVFWDLLRDLHMKYLSSKRLETAV from the exons ATGGATTTCATCATAGGAGGCCTAGCAGCCTCCGGAGCCGCCCTATTTAGCAACCCTTTCGACGTACTGAAGACCAGGATGCAGCTACAGGGTGAACTTCAAGCCAAGGGCAAACATGCGGTCTTTTACAAGAACACTGTTCATGCAGCTTACGTGGTAGCCAAAAACGAAGGAATCCGAGGTCTTCAAAAAGGTTTAGGGGCTGCTCTCATGCTGCATTCATTGAGGAATAGTATTAGGTTAGGACTGTATTCACTGCTTCAAGATGAAGGTTATTTGACGGACGATAAGGGGAAAACCATAATGTATAGGAGTTTTATCGCCAGTGCGTCGACAGGAGCAGCTGGAGCATTCGTAGGAAGTCCTCTTTTCATGATTAAGACACAGTTGCAGTCCCAAGCTGCTCGGCAAATTGCAGTAGGGCATCAGCATCACCACCAAGGTGTTTTGGTTGCTGTGAGGAGTATATACAGTGCTCAAGGG ATACGAGGACTGTGGAGGGGAGTTTCTGGAACAGTGCTAAGGGCACTCGTAGGATCTTCTGCCCAACTCACCAGTTTCGCTGTAACCAAAGACATGCTTAAAGAATACGAGCCAATGAGGACCAATCCCTTGCTTGCTTCCATCAGTGCTGGTTTCGTCAGTACCATTTTCCAGACAGTAGCAATCACCCCATTTGACTTGGTGTCAACCAGACTTTACAATCAAG GTGTTGACGCTTCCGGTAAAGGTCTTCTTTATAAGGGGCTTGGCGACTGTTTCTTGAAAATATGGAGGGCGGAAGGATTTCAGGGATTCTACAAGGGAATTGGACCAAATTATATGAGGCTAGCGCCACACGGTGCATTGTGTTTAGTGTTTTGGGACTTATTGAGAGACCTACACATGAAATACTTGAGTTCGAAGAGATTGGAGACAGCAGTTTAA